Proteins from a single region of Corvus moneduloides isolate bCorMon1 chromosome 19, bCorMon1.pri, whole genome shotgun sequence:
- the NOL11 gene encoding nucleolar protein 11, producing MAALCESFTLRGPGPGGGGPGLCLEPGPGRDLVLLTERGRAATLFKISDQKPLGCWSVKHGQILTCPVVCNFETHEYIAVHDDKVLRIWKNEDINLDKAFKATLSADVYRIHSLPNGGPVVLFRGGGVRTLDVLLEAPQQEIENIISDEVIRWSGAFMEGQQPVLIFTTEKGGDFFVYVQKPKLSSLHKYKLEQQEASKPLCFTAHITNQTVTLLCLYSNDSVYQVLIPLQQDTEEEEILSKSLLLNFSVPGTVLKGTSLVVLDKDHIAVLGSLAVPGKEPRECLSIWNTKFQTLQTSKELPLGTNGQLWCYEENFFLIHGKVLTVIMYKCETSSLAAAVGKLKDSQNPDVSSFVNWNTLEDEELVVSFQSQESVALKAESKMNLRSRRSTVAKIQPEALSVGQLLLNLKDASTYVLETELRQLMSKAPTPDLQAAIGCVVTALTDRCKRNPKYYPQNFLLEIVETRDLSYSLCPDLMAVALEKKDMHLLQICLERFPDIPEEITYACLKTFLSISEAHLQNIDVNLDSVICYIDVESDDKEVKTEIVENGFSAEMDQDMYDTKIPKEAQSRSDGESCPVGLQKAALLNAVLHSAYTETFLLPHLKNLPAQEAILFLRYLYYLYVKCSEKVNTTLPGIRSPTINQIMDWMCLLLDAHFTVMVMLPEAKELLSNLHKFVRAQVRFYSELNKIEGSLRELQRLNHLRESQTYSIEVLEII from the exons ATGGCGGCGCTGTGCGAGAGCTTCACGCTGCGCGGGCCtggccccggcggcggcggccccgggtTGTGCCTGGAGCCGGGCCCGGGCCGCGACCTCGTGCTGCTCAccgagcgcggccgggccgccACGCTCTTCAAG ATTTCGGATCAGAAGCCCCTGGGCTGTTGGTCAGTTAAACACGGGCAGATTCTCACCTGTCCTGTTGTGTGCAACTTTGAAACCCATGAGTACATCGCAGTTCATGACGACAAG GTTTTAAGAATATGGAAGAATGAAGACATTAACTTGGACAAAGCCTTTAAAGCAACA CTCTCAGCAGATGTGTACAGGATCCATTCCCTGCCCAATGGGGGGCCAGTGGTGCTGTTCAGGGGAGGTGGGGTTCGGACGCTGGATGTGCTTTTGGAAGCCCCACAACAGGAGATTGAAAACATTATCTCAGATGAAGTCATCAG GTGGAGTGGAGCTTTTATGGAAGGCCAACAACCTGTCTTAATTTTCACTACTGAGAAA ggtggggatttttttgtctaTGTACAGAAACCTAAGCTGAGTAGTCTACACAAATACAAGCTTGAACAACAGGAAGCATCCAAGCCACTGTGTTTCACAGCACATATAACAAACCAAACTGTCACACTTCTGTGTTTGT attcCAATGACTCTGTGTACCAGGTTCTGATACCTCTGCAGCAAGATactgaggaagaagaaattttgTCCAAGTCACTACTACTAAACTTTTCAGTCCCAGGAACTGTTCTGAAAGGAACATCTTTAGTTGTCCTGGACAAAGACCACATTGCAGTGTTGGGCAGTCTGGCTGTACCTGGGAAAGAACCCAGAG AGTGCCTGAGCATATGGAATACAAAATTTCAGACGTTGCAAACCTCAAAGGAACTGCCCCTGGGGACCAACGGCCAG ttGTGGTGTTatgaggaaaatttttttttaattcatgggAAAGTGTTGACTGTAATTATGTACAAGTGTGAAACATCATccttggcagctgctgtgggaaagcTCAAGGACAGTCAAAACCCtg ATGTGTCCTCATTTGTGAACTGGAATACCCTGGAAGATGAAGAGCTGGTGGTTTCCTTTCAGTCCCAGGAGTCTGTAGCTCTGAAAGCAGAGTCCAAAATGAAT TTAAGATCAAGAAGGAGCACTGTTGCTAAAATACAACCAGAGGCCTTATCAGTTGGGCAGCTCTTACTAAATCTCAAA gaTGCTTCTACTTATGTGTTGGAAACTGAATTAAGACAACTGATGTCAAAAGCACCAACCCCAGATCTGCAAGCCGCCATTGGCTGTGTGGTCACTGCCCTTACAGACAGATGTAAAAGAAATCCAAAGTACTACCCTCAAAATTTCCTGCTGGAGATTGTTGAAACCCGGGACTTGTCCTACAG tTTATGTCCAGATTTAATGGCTGttgctttggagaaaaaagatATGCATCTCTTACAAATCTGCCTAGAACGGTTTCCAGATATTCCTGAAGAAATTACTTATGCTtgcctgaaaacatttttaag CATTAGTGAAGCCCATCTTCAAAATATAGATGTGAATCTAGATTCTGTGATCTGTTACATTGATGTTGAATCCGACGATAAAGAAGTTAAGACTGAAATTGTAGAAAATGGTTTCAGTGCGGAGATGGACCAGGACATGTATGATACCAAAATCCCAAAGGAAGCCCAATCCAGGAGTGATGGTGAATCCTGCCCTGTTGGGCTTCAGAAGGCAGCATTATT aaatgctgttctCCATTCAGCTTACACTGAAACGTTTCTTTTGCCTCACCTGAAAAACCTTCCAGCTCAAGAAGCTATT CTATTTCTCAGGTATTTATATTACCTGTATgtgaaatgcagtgaaaaagTTAACACCACTCTTCCTGGAATACGCTCCCCCACGATAAATCAG ATCATGGATTGGATGTGCCTGTTACTTGATGCTCACTTCACTGTCATGGTGATGCTGCCAGAAGCAAAGGAGTTGCTTTCAAACCTGCATAAGTTTGTGAGAGCCCAA gtacgGTTTTACTCAGAACTCAACAAGATTGAAGGAAGTTTGCGGGAGTTACAAAGACTGAACCACCTGAGAGAATCTCAGACCTATTCTATTGAAGTGCtggaaattatttga